In Phormidium yuhuli AB48, one genomic interval encodes:
- a CDS encoding biotin--[acetyl-CoA-carboxylase] ligase: MGQTPSLSTSRIQGAIARLEPELKGYFQLIAHDCVSSTNQLLWEQVNGGCPPGTVVLASRQTSGRGQRGHHWLSEPGGLYVSLCATPNLAAQDGSQLTLASAWGIAVSLREAGIPVSLKWLNDIFLQGRKLGGILTETRLQGDRIATAVIGVGVNWSNPVPQMGINLHEFWANHPESRRCSLEMLAARVLVGLEWGLYRLEHRGIEAIFPEYQQLLREDIG, encoded by the coding sequence ATGGGTCAGACTCCCTCTCTATCGACGTCCCGGATTCAGGGGGCGATCGCCCGCTTAGAACCGGAGTTAAAGGGCTATTTTCAGCTCATCGCTCATGATTGTGTTTCCTCAACCAATCAACTCCTCTGGGAGCAGGTTAACGGCGGATGTCCTCCGGGAACAGTTGTCCTTGCCTCCCGTCAAACATCAGGACGGGGACAACGGGGCCATCACTGGCTCTCGGAACCTGGAGGACTCTATGTGTCTCTCTGTGCTACCCCGAATCTAGCCGCTCAGGATGGCTCCCAACTGACCCTGGCCAGTGCTTGGGGGATTGCGGTGAGCCTGCGAGAGGCTGGAATTCCTGTGTCTCTGAAATGGCTCAATGACATTTTTTTACAGGGTCGTAAACTGGGTGGAATTCTTACAGAAACTCGTCTTCAGGGCGATCGCATCGCCACCGCTGTCATTGGCGTGGGGGTCAACTGGAGTAATCCCGTCCCACAGATGGGGATTAACCTTCATGAGTTTTGGGCAAATCACCCGGAATCTCGGCGCTGTTCCTTGGAAATGTTGGCAGCTCGGGTTCTCGTGGGGCTGGAGTGGGGACTGTATCGACTTGAGCATCGGGGCATCGAGGCGATTTTTCCAGAGTATCAACAACTCTTGCGGGAAGACATTGGATAA
- a CDS encoding M23 family metallopeptidase produces the protein MQKRSTHTHLSLSFIVQGLGWLGGLSLLGSGFVFAKGPYNPDLPIQENVPDYSPNPVDSAPSYAPEPVAPSQTYAPEPTPVYQEPARGYQDNSYSAPVEAPWDKTPEPASAPESHQGVSPDAVFESRPQREAIAPPEPLNRPQLDRPNVSPQHSYIDDTDYSLGATSAQDSQVVVFEERSTGCEARVSGRVSGQLCRPSPSQSQPSPGHPLPQTPVASGGSSQAPGSGQSAAAYRPGAASGPSGFSISSQSAGGAQVPSYSPSLDVDYAQMRARLLRDMAVQPLERSFRARDRRLIFPLSIPAPISSFFGWRHHPIAGVRRFHAGTDIAAPTGTPVLAAFSGKVATAEMLGGYGLTVILEHNEGTAETLYAHLSQLLVRPGQDVRQGQVIGRVGSTGFSTGPHLHFEVKQLTEQGWVYLDPGLQLELALEELINQMQVAQASEGD, from the coding sequence ATGCAAAAACGTTCCACTCATACACACCTTTCATTATCCTTCATCGTCCAGGGACTCGGTTGGCTCGGCGGCTTAAGTCTGCTCGGAAGCGGTTTCGTCTTTGCCAAAGGTCCCTATAACCCCGATTTACCCATTCAGGAAAACGTCCCAGACTACTCACCCAACCCTGTGGACTCAGCTCCAAGTTACGCTCCTGAACCGGTCGCTCCCAGTCAAACCTATGCTCCAGAACCCACTCCGGTCTATCAAGAACCGGCAAGGGGATATCAGGATAACTCCTACTCAGCTCCTGTGGAAGCTCCCTGGGATAAAACTCCTGAGCCTGCGTCTGCACCCGAGTCTCATCAAGGGGTGTCTCCTGATGCCGTCTTTGAGAGTCGGCCCCAACGAGAGGCCATCGCCCCGCCTGAGCCTCTGAATCGTCCCCAACTCGATCGCCCCAACGTCTCGCCCCAACATAGCTACATTGATGACACCGACTATAGCCTAGGGGCCACCAGCGCCCAAGACTCTCAAGTGGTCGTCTTTGAAGAACGCTCCACCGGGTGTGAAGCCCGGGTCAGTGGACGAGTGAGTGGACAACTCTGTCGCCCCAGTCCCAGCCAATCACAGCCGAGTCCTGGTCACCCGTTGCCTCAAACTCCGGTCGCGTCTGGCGGTTCCTCTCAAGCCCCAGGGAGCGGCCAGAGTGCAGCCGCCTATCGTCCGGGAGCCGCCAGTGGCCCATCTGGTTTTAGCATCAGTTCTCAGTCTGCTGGTGGTGCTCAGGTTCCTAGCTACAGCCCATCCCTTGATGTAGACTATGCCCAAATGCGGGCGAGACTTTTGCGAGACATGGCCGTTCAGCCCCTCGAACGGAGTTTCCGGGCCCGCGATCGCCGTCTCATCTTCCCTCTGTCCATTCCAGCTCCCATTAGTTCCTTCTTTGGTTGGCGACATCATCCCATCGCCGGGGTGCGTCGCTTCCATGCCGGAACCGACATCGCAGCCCCCACAGGAACCCCAGTCTTAGCCGCGTTCTCGGGTAAAGTAGCCACCGCCGAAATGTTAGGGGGGTATGGGTTAACGGTCATCTTGGAGCATAACGAGGGAACCGCCGAAACCCTCTATGCTCACCTATCTCAACTCCTCGTGCGTCCTGGACAGGACGTCCGTCAAGGACAAGTCATTGGACGAGTTGGGAGTACGGGCTTTTCAACGGGGCCGCACCTGCATTTTGAAGTCAAACAGCTCACAGAACAAGGCTGGGTTTACCTAGATCCGGGTCTACAACTGGAACTAGCGCTAGAGGAGCTGATCAACCAAATGCAAGTGGCTCAAGCTTCCGAGGGAGACTAG
- the tsaB gene encoding tRNA (adenosine(37)-N6)-threonylcarbamoyltransferase complex dimerization subunit type 1 TsaB, with product MTGYGFALHTTTARLGLALSQGDSCGRSHRSQTWLLGRSLSSELHGSMQGFMPPQTWSDLVFLAVAKGPGSFTGTRIGLVTARTLAQQLDLPLFAISSLEAIAQQQRQQDATIPPDYDLAVQLMASRGQLFTAIYKPATEGRGLTTLVTDTARSFEDWTRLLDQWRSPYYLIKAQEDDLAASVTSLLDLAWQDYQAGRRPSWSQALPFYGQHPVP from the coding sequence ATGACTGGTTACGGATTTGCGTTACATACGACGACGGCTCGGCTCGGCTTGGCGTTGAGTCAGGGAGACTCCTGTGGGCGATCGCATCGCTCTCAGACTTGGTTGCTGGGGCGATCGCTCTCGTCGGAGTTACATGGCTCTATGCAGGGATTTATGCCCCCTCAGACTTGGTCAGATCTGGTGTTTTTAGCTGTGGCGAAGGGACCAGGAAGCTTCACGGGAACCCGTATTGGTCTCGTTACGGCCCGGACCCTAGCTCAACAGTTAGATCTACCCTTGTTTGCGATTTCAAGTCTGGAGGCGATCGCCCAGCAGCAACGACAGCAGGATGCCACAATCCCCCCAGATTATGATCTGGCGGTGCAGTTAATGGCATCCCGGGGACAACTCTTTACGGCCATCTATAAACCGGCGACAGAGGGCCGGGGACTGACGACCTTGGTTACGGATACCGCCCGCAGTTTCGAGGATTGGACGCGGTTACTAGACCAGTGGCGATCGCCCTACTATCTCATCAAAGCCCAGGAAGACGATCTCGCGGCCTCGGTGACCAGTCTCCTCGACTTAGCCTGGCAGGACTATCAAGCCGGACGACGGCCATCATGGTCTCAAGCCCTACCTTTTTATGGGCAACATCCAGTCCCCTAA
- a CDS encoding DUF1825 family protein, with translation MGFFDSEIVQQEAKQLFEDYQSLVELGSKYGKFDREGKKQYIERMEEMMERYRVFMKRFELSEDFMAQMTVQQLNTQLNQFGITPQQMFDRMHETLERMKAELQQQP, from the coding sequence ATGGGTTTTTTTGATTCTGAGATTGTTCAACAAGAGGCCAAACAACTTTTTGAAGACTACCAGTCCCTGGTAGAACTCGGGAGCAAGTATGGCAAGTTTGACCGCGAAGGTAAGAAGCAATATATCGAGCGGATGGAAGAGATGATGGAACGTTACCGCGTCTTCATGAAGCGGTTTGAGCTGTCAGAAGACTTTATGGCCCAAATGACAGTCCAACAACTCAACACCCAACTCAATCAGTTTGGCATCACTCCGCAACAGATGTTTGACCGGATGCACGAGACCCTAGAACGGATGAAAGCTGAACTACAACAACAGCCCTAG
- a CDS encoding transglycosylase domain-containing protein, translated as MQLFRFAQAVGKVTASTLLGTTLLGSSVVAGGLVGLAISFRNLPDVRVLRSYMPTETSHIYDIKGELLLSIHDEANREVIPLEEISNNLKLAVLAIEDSHFFVHQGINPGAIIRAGLTNLESGATVEGASTLTMQLVKNLFLTPEREFSRKVAEAVLAIRLEQILEKNELLELYLNQVYWGHNLYGAETAAQSYFNKSARDLTLAEAAMMAGLIQAPEEYSPFVNYQLAKRQQGIVLSRMQELRWITPEEAQEAREQPIRLGNISSFSSSLSPYVTGAVVEELTERFGRDTLSKGGMRVQTTVDLNTQRMAERTVREWHTRLFEQGLYRDFEQGQLALAAVDPRTHFVKALVGGYDYNQSQFNRATQAQRQPGSAFKPFVYYAAFATGNYGPDTPVDDSPVSYPDGDGVYTPRNYGGGFSGVVSIRKAIEVSLNIPAVKIGQEIGLNRVVEVSRLLGIESPIDPVISLPLGSVDLTPLEMAGAFATFASNGWRSDTTLIAQVTDSHGNVMLDNTPRPRLVLDPWATAALTDTMQGVITQGTATSAQMDRPAAGKTGTTSSQRDIWFVGYVPQLSVAVWAGHDNNMPLSYGATGGGFVAPVWRDFMRQYLADEPVQNFRSPDEFDRP; from the coding sequence ATGCAGCTGTTTCGCTTTGCGCAAGCAGTTGGCAAGGTCACGGCCAGTACATTACTTGGAACAACACTACTCGGTAGCTCTGTCGTAGCAGGCGGATTGGTTGGACTGGCGATTAGTTTCCGTAATCTTCCCGATGTGCGGGTCTTACGGAGCTATATGCCCACAGAAACCAGCCACATCTACGATATCAAGGGTGAGCTGCTTCTGAGCATCCATGATGAGGCGAATCGAGAAGTTATTCCCCTAGAGGAAATCTCCAACAACCTCAAATTGGCGGTTTTGGCCATTGAGGATAGTCATTTCTTCGTCCACCAGGGCATCAATCCCGGGGCGATTATCCGGGCTGGCTTAACCAACCTAGAATCAGGGGCCACCGTTGAAGGGGCATCCACCCTAACGATGCAGTTGGTCAAAAACCTATTTCTGACCCCGGAACGGGAATTTAGCCGCAAAGTGGCTGAGGCGGTCTTAGCCATCCGTCTTGAGCAAATTCTAGAGAAAAATGAACTTCTGGAACTGTATCTCAATCAGGTCTATTGGGGTCACAATCTCTACGGGGCTGAAACTGCCGCCCAGAGTTATTTTAATAAATCAGCTCGGGATCTCACTCTAGCAGAAGCGGCTATGATGGCGGGGCTAATCCAAGCTCCTGAAGAGTATAGCCCCTTTGTTAACTATCAACTGGCCAAACGGCAACAGGGGATCGTCCTCAGCCGGATGCAGGAGTTGAGATGGATTACCCCCGAGGAAGCCCAAGAAGCCCGAGAACAACCTATTCGTCTCGGCAACATTTCCTCGTTTTCTAGCAGCTTATCCCCCTATGTGACTGGGGCTGTTGTGGAAGAGCTAACGGAACGGTTTGGACGGGATACCCTCAGTAAAGGGGGGATGCGAGTGCAAACCACCGTTGACCTCAACACCCAACGGATGGCTGAGCGAACGGTGAGGGAGTGGCATACTCGCCTCTTTGAGCAAGGACTCTATCGGGATTTTGAACAGGGACAGTTAGCTCTAGCAGCCGTTGACCCCCGCACCCACTTTGTCAAGGCCCTAGTGGGGGGATATGACTACAATCAAAGTCAGTTCAACCGAGCGACCCAGGCTCAACGACAACCGGGGTCAGCCTTTAAACCGTTTGTCTACTATGCTGCCTTCGCTACCGGGAACTACGGCCCAGATACCCCGGTCGATGACAGTCCCGTTAGCTATCCTGATGGGGATGGGGTCTATACGCCCCGTAACTATGGCGGCGGTTTTTCGGGAGTGGTCAGCATTCGTAAGGCCATTGAGGTCTCCCTCAACATCCCAGCGGTGAAGATTGGCCAGGAAATTGGCTTGAATCGGGTGGTAGAAGTCTCACGGCTATTAGGAATTGAAAGCCCCATTGACCCGGTGATTTCCCTTCCTCTGGGGTCTGTGGACTTAACTCCCTTAGAAATGGCGGGAGCCTTCGCAACCTTTGCCAGTAACGGTTGGCGCTCCGATACAACTCTGATTGCTCAGGTAACGGATAGCCATGGCAATGTCATGCTCGATAATACCCCCAGACCCCGCTTAGTACTTGACCCCTGGGCCACAGCTGCCCTGACTGACACCATGCAAGGGGTGATTACTCAAGGAACAGCGACCTCCGCTCAAATGGACCGTCCGGCGGCTGGGAAGACGGGGACGACTTCCTCACAGCGGGATATCTGGTTTGTGGGTTATGTGCCTCAACTTTCCGTGGCGGTCTGGGCTGGCCATGACAACAACATGCCCCTCTCTTACGGGGCTACTGGCGGGGGATTTGTTGCACCGGTTTGGCGGGACTTTATGCGCCAGTATCTGGCAGATGAACCGGTCCAGAACTTCCGCTCACCCGATGAGTTTGACCGTCCCTAG
- the tyrS gene encoding tyrosine--tRNA ligase, whose translation MTPDLSWLHRGTEEIFPHRPDSEDERENLEVLLARCDRPLRVKLGIDPTGSDLHLGHSIPFRKMRAFQDAGHTAVLIIGDFTARIGDPTGKSEVRRQLTAQQVKDNAETYLQQLRPILDFDTPGRLEIRYNSEWLSELDLSQILELLATMTVGQMLAKEGFSLRYESGNPIYLHEFLYPLMQGYDSVAIDADIELGGTDQKFNLAVGRDLQRHFGKTPQFGLLLPILIGTDGVQKMSKSLNNYVGLKEDALSMYSKLEKTADSQIDQYFELLTALPLDSLPENPRERQKRLALDVVAQYHGEMAAKEAQQAAMSLVGGDMSTGADVVPEFSLSGVEFPAKLFYILGASGLCKSSGEGRRQLQGGAVRLDGDRITDVNLSFDSPQALTGKVLQVGKKKFVRLSD comes from the coding sequence ATGACCCCTGATTTATCCTGGCTCCACCGAGGCACAGAGGAGATTTTCCCCCATCGTCCTGATTCTGAAGATGAGCGGGAAAACTTGGAGGTTTTGCTGGCTCGCTGCGATCGCCCTCTACGAGTCAAACTCGGGATTGACCCCACTGGCTCGGATTTGCATTTGGGCCATAGTATCCCTTTCAGGAAAATGCGGGCGTTTCAGGATGCTGGCCATACGGCGGTTCTGATTATCGGCGATTTTACGGCCCGGATTGGCGACCCCACGGGAAAATCTGAGGTTCGCCGTCAATTGACCGCTCAACAGGTGAAGGACAACGCCGAAACCTATTTGCAGCAATTGCGGCCCATTTTAGATTTTGACACCCCCGGACGCTTGGAAATTCGCTACAACTCGGAATGGCTCTCGGAGTTGGATTTATCCCAGATTCTGGAGCTTTTGGCAACGATGACCGTGGGGCAGATGTTGGCGAAGGAAGGGTTTTCATTGCGCTATGAGTCGGGGAATCCCATTTATCTACATGAGTTTCTCTATCCCTTGATGCAGGGCTATGATTCAGTGGCTATTGATGCGGATATTGAGTTGGGAGGGACGGACCAGAAGTTTAATTTGGCGGTGGGTCGAGATTTACAACGCCATTTTGGCAAAACCCCTCAATTTGGCTTACTGCTGCCAATTTTGATTGGAACCGATGGGGTGCAGAAAATGTCCAAGTCCTTGAACAACTATGTGGGACTGAAAGAGGATGCCCTCTCGATGTATTCTAAGTTGGAAAAAACGGCAGATTCTCAGATTGACCAGTATTTTGAGTTGCTGACGGCGCTTCCCTTGGACTCGCTTCCTGAGAATCCTCGGGAACGCCAGAAACGCTTGGCCTTGGATGTTGTGGCCCAATATCATGGCGAAATGGCGGCGAAGGAGGCCCAACAGGCGGCTATGTCCCTGGTGGGGGGGGATATGTCAACAGGTGCTGACGTGGTACCGGAGTTTTCCTTGTCAGGGGTTGAGTTTCCGGCCAAACTGTTTTACATCCTGGGGGCGAGTGGACTCTGTAAGAGTAGTGGTGAGGGCCGCCGGCAACTTCAGGGGGGAGCGGTACGCTTAGACGGCGATCGCATCACTGATGTCAATCTGAGTTTTGACTCGCCCCAAGCGCTGACCGGTAAGGTGTTACAGGTGGGCAAGAAGAAGTTTGTGCGTTTGAGTGATTAG
- a CDS encoding thermonuclease family protein → MGTRLRDIQVTEVVDGDTLKVKIDEQEEFVRLICVDTEESSLHPSPETAKPVTEAGIAADHMAHEYFSKANGELCEVDLEFDTDDSPEDCLRWHRGNCSRLVCYVHRGESHYNLFTVQQGWSPYFTKYGRSRLYDLLFTQAEFEAQAHQRKIWNPQVNAQGASRNYCSLSAWWAYRASIIEDFRRSGAASGAISVQLDYPQVLQAIDESRTVTLFCDLQGGIRKQVEGGAIIFTGSRLCPLKFWIPTASNPDGEALVRLIVNRYAGRGRGYAYVKGRITLHRGLPQMIIRHLDQLSDFPPNF, encoded by the coding sequence GTGGGAACTAGGCTGCGAGATATCCAGGTGACGGAAGTTGTCGATGGCGACACCTTAAAGGTCAAGATTGACGAACAGGAAGAGTTTGTTCGTCTGATTTGTGTGGATACGGAAGAGAGCAGTCTACATCCCTCCCCGGAAACGGCTAAACCGGTGACGGAGGCGGGGATTGCCGCCGATCACATGGCTCATGAGTATTTCTCGAAAGCCAATGGGGAGTTATGTGAGGTGGATTTGGAGTTTGACACGGACGATTCACCTGAGGACTGTTTGCGTTGGCATCGGGGCAATTGCAGCCGTCTGGTGTGCTATGTCCATCGGGGAGAGAGCCATTACAATCTGTTTACGGTGCAACAGGGCTGGAGTCCCTATTTTACGAAATATGGGCGATCGCGCCTGTATGACCTGCTGTTTACTCAAGCGGAATTTGAGGCCCAGGCCCATCAACGAAAAATTTGGAATCCCCAGGTCAATGCCCAGGGTGCGTCCCGTAATTATTGTAGTTTGTCGGCATGGTGGGCTTACCGGGCATCGATTATTGAGGATTTCCGTCGCTCCGGTGCGGCCTCTGGGGCGATTTCCGTTCAACTGGATTATCCTCAGGTGTTGCAGGCGATCGACGAAAGCCGCACTGTAACTCTGTTTTGTGATCTGCAAGGGGGTATCCGCAAGCAGGTGGAAGGAGGGGCAATTATTTTTACAGGCTCCCGTCTCTGTCCCCTGAAGTTTTGGATTCCCACGGCCTCGAATCCCGATGGGGAGGCTCTAGTGCGCTTGATCGTCAATCGTTATGCTGGACGAGGACGGGGGTATGCCTATGTAAAAGGTCGTATTACGTTGCATCGAGGCTTACCCCAGATGATTATTCGTCACCTTGACCAGTTATCAGATTTTCCCCCGAATTTTTAG
- a CDS encoding DMT family transporter, whose protein sequence is MEQRETRLTNPDGIGDRSVETVLTELTRDLKHLQQDLIVQLTRDVSRLQAEKTRLLDDINQLQTRYQQLSPGQQPPALNESEEERQVWVQQLAQLVAASLEERLAARVEELAARQLPPSRPLAALDEGDRLRDSVDTRFHQTYQSLSRELTNYRSDLSQSLRELDNLQQQGEALLDTLVSRLSHELQDEAQGISPTATPPAYRNGATDSVLPVSRQPDASSDDNSHGSTPIVPTPDPLESEIEVNTEVDRNEVPAPPPPKPASQVQTGLVLALLYSAVLSLFNVSIRVILNESSILGLVSWGGIISPSLGNSMLILFMRMVVVVLLMPLLAMQLYPQWWSELQTFQKPENRRLQYQVIGSGAALFISQVLIYIALGNIPAGVAITLFFIFPIVTVLGAWFLFGARPSVTRAVIMAVILVGGISAVPGIGELLSGGLAGEGLVLGSLTALGSGVTFAGYVLLTQIASKQMHPISFSFANFVCVFVFSFVGLVIVERFDETMTLPTQHLGGLFWSGIWLGLLTLISYVLNNFAIRYAGASLASIIGATGPVMTALFGFFLIGEQLAGNQIFGMLVVTAGVVALSLERMFLTSKA, encoded by the coding sequence ATGGAGCAAAGGGAAACGCGATTGACCAACCCCGACGGTATCGGCGATCGCTCAGTCGAAACTGTGTTGACTGAGTTGACTCGGGATCTTAAACACCTTCAACAGGATCTCATCGTCCAACTGACGCGAGATGTCAGCCGCCTGCAAGCGGAGAAAACCCGCCTGCTAGATGATATCAACCAATTACAAACTCGCTATCAACAACTCTCTCCCGGCCAGCAACCCCCAGCCCTGAATGAGTCTGAGGAAGAGCGTCAGGTTTGGGTCCAACAACTGGCACAACTGGTGGCGGCCAGTCTCGAAGAACGGCTGGCGGCCCGGGTAGAAGAATTGGCCGCGCGTCAACTTCCCCCCAGTCGTCCTCTGGCCGCCTTAGATGAGGGCGATCGCCTGCGGGATTCCGTCGATACACGATTCCATCAAACCTATCAAAGTCTCAGTCGAGAACTAACCAACTATCGCAGCGATCTCTCCCAATCCCTGCGTGAACTAGATAACCTGCAACAACAAGGGGAAGCCCTCCTGGATACCCTTGTGAGTCGTCTCAGCCACGAATTACAAGACGAAGCCCAGGGAATTTCTCCCACCGCTACCCCACCCGCCTATCGCAATGGGGCCACAGACTCTGTTTTGCCGGTTTCCCGTCAACCGGACGCCAGTTCCGACGATAATAGTCATGGTTCCACCCCGATCGTCCCTACCCCGGACCCCTTAGAGTCTGAGATTGAAGTCAATACGGAAGTAGATCGCAACGAAGTTCCAGCCCCCCCTCCCCCCAAGCCCGCTTCCCAAGTGCAAACCGGGTTAGTGTTGGCCCTGCTTTACTCAGCCGTTCTATCTCTGTTTAACGTCAGCATCCGAGTCATCCTCAACGAGAGTAGTATCCTAGGACTCGTCTCCTGGGGGGGAATTATTTCTCCCAGCCTCGGGAACTCCATGCTGATTTTATTCATGCGCATGGTGGTGGTCGTCCTCTTGATGCCATTGCTAGCCATGCAACTGTATCCCCAATGGTGGAGCGAGCTACAAACCTTCCAAAAACCTGAAAATCGCCGACTTCAATATCAAGTGATTGGGAGTGGTGCGGCCCTCTTTATCTCCCAGGTCTTAATCTATATCGCCCTGGGTAACATTCCGGCGGGTGTCGCCATTACCCTGTTCTTTATCTTCCCTATTGTCACGGTGTTGGGGGCTTGGTTTCTCTTTGGTGCTCGTCCCAGCGTGACCCGTGCTGTGATTATGGCCGTCATTCTCGTGGGTGGCATCTCTGCTGTTCCAGGTATCGGTGAGCTTTTATCCGGCGGTTTGGCGGGTGAGGGGTTAGTCCTGGGAAGTTTGACCGCCTTGGGGTCCGGGGTCACCTTTGCGGGCTATGTCCTCCTGACTCAGATTGCCTCGAAGCAAATGCACCCGATTTCCTTCAGTTTTGCTAACTTTGTCTGTGTCTTCGTCTTCTCCTTTGTCGGGTTAGTCATCGTGGAGCGGTTTGATGAAACCATGACCCTACCGACACAGCATCTGGGTGGACTATTTTGGAGTGGCATTTGGTTAGGGTTATTGACGCTGATTAGCTATGTCCTTAATAACTTCGCGATTCGCTATGCCGGCGCCTCTCTCGCCTCAATTATCGGGGCAACGGGCCCGGTGATGACCGCTCTGTTCGGCTTCTTCCTGATTGGAGAACAACTGGCAGGGAATCAAATTTTTGGCATGTTAGTGGTCACCGCTGGGGTGGTCGCCTTGAGTTTGGAACGGATGTTCTTGACAAGCAAGGCGTAG
- a CDS encoding 2Fe-2S iron-sulfur cluster-binding protein, producing MTRTHHILIHDRQTGKDYTVTVPEDRYILQSAENQGADLPFSCRNGACTTCAVRVLSGELYQPEAMGLSPALQKKGYALLCVSYPRSDIEVETQDEDEVYELQFGRYFGKGKVRMGLPLDED from the coding sequence ATGACTCGTACCCACCACATTCTGATTCACGATCGCCAAACGGGCAAAGACTACACCGTCACAGTCCCGGAAGACCGCTATATTTTGCAATCGGCGGAAAATCAAGGGGCCGATTTACCCTTTTCTTGTCGTAACGGGGCTTGTACCACCTGTGCAGTGCGGGTGCTGTCTGGGGAACTCTACCAGCCTGAGGCCATGGGACTCTCTCCGGCCCTCCAGAAAAAAGGCTATGCTCTCCTCTGTGTGAGTTATCCTCGTTCGGATATTGAGGTAGAAACTCAGGATGAAGATGAAGTGTATGAACTTCAGTTCGGTCGTTATTTTGGCAAAGGGAAGGTTCGCATGGGCTTACCCCTTGATGAAGATTAG
- the gatA gene encoding Asp-tRNA(Asn)/Glu-tRNA(Gln) amidotransferase subunit GatA, which translates to MASIRELHRELINKERSAVEMTQETLARIEALEPQLHSFLHVTAEAAIAQARRVDAKLAAGESIGLLEGIPIAIKDNLCMRGVPTTCGSRILENYIPPYNATVIEKLEAAGAVLVGKTNLDEFAMGSSTENSAYQLTANPWDTARVPGGSSGGSAAAVAAEEAVVSLGSDTGGSIRQPASFCGVVGMKPTYGLVSRYGLVAYASSLDQIGPFGRTVEDAATLLEAIAGYDPRDSTSLKVKIPHYSRAVKPNLKPKGRLRVGIIQETFGKGLDPEVETAVKAAVEVLQELGTEISVISCPTFGYGLPTYYIIAPSEASANLARYDGVKYGLRAEEADNLLEMYEKTRAQGFGPEVKRRIMIGTYALSAGYYDAYYLKAQKVRTLICQDFQKAFAQADVLITPTSPTTAFKAGEKTDDPLSMYLSDLMTIPVNLAGLPALSLPCGFDSQGLPIGMQMIGNVLQEERLLEIANAYEQATLWHTRTPKLSA; encoded by the coding sequence ATGGCATCCATTCGTGAGTTGCACCGAGAATTGATTAATAAAGAGCGATCTGCGGTTGAAATGACCCAGGAAACCCTCGCTCGCATTGAAGCGTTGGAACCGCAACTTCACAGCTTTCTCCATGTGACGGCTGAAGCGGCGATCGCCCAAGCGCGGCGAGTGGATGCCAAACTGGCGGCGGGGGAGTCCATTGGACTGTTAGAGGGGATTCCTATTGCCATTAAGGATAACCTCTGTATGCGTGGGGTTCCCACCACCTGTGGCTCGCGGATTTTAGAAAACTACATTCCCCCCTACAATGCCACGGTCATTGAGAAGTTGGAAGCGGCTGGGGCCGTCTTGGTGGGGAAGACGAACTTAGATGAGTTCGCTATGGGAAGTTCCACGGAGAACTCCGCCTATCAGTTGACGGCGAATCCTTGGGATACCGCTCGCGTTCCCGGGGGGTCCTCCGGGGGGTCGGCGGCGGCGGTGGCGGCTGAAGAGGCGGTGGTGTCCCTCGGCTCAGATACCGGGGGTTCGATTCGTCAGCCGGCCTCGTTTTGTGGGGTGGTGGGGATGAAACCCACCTATGGCTTAGTCTCTCGCTATGGCTTGGTGGCCTATGCCTCCTCGTTGGATCAGATTGGCCCCTTCGGCCGTACGGTGGAAGATGCAGCAACCCTCTTGGAGGCGATCGCGGGCTATGATCCCCGAGACTCCACCAGTCTCAAGGTGAAGATCCCCCATTACTCCCGAGCCGTGAAACCCAATCTCAAGCCGAAGGGACGCTTGCGGGTGGGGATTATTCAAGAAACCTTTGGCAAGGGCCTCGATCCGGAGGTGGAAACCGCTGTAAAGGCGGCGGTCGAAGTGTTGCAAGAGTTGGGAACGGAGATTTCTGTGATTTCCTGCCCCACCTTCGGTTATGGTCTTCCCACCTATTACATTATTGCGCCCTCGGAGGCTTCTGCGAATTTAGCTCGTTATGACGGGGTGAAGTATGGCTTACGGGCCGAGGAGGCCGATAATCTCCTGGAGATGTATGAAAAAACTCGGGCCCAAGGCTTTGGCCCGGAAGTGAAACGCCGCATTATGATTGGGACCTATGCCCTCTCGGCCGGCTACTATGATGCCTATTATCTCAAGGCCCAGAAGGTGCGGACGTTGATTTGTCAGGATTTCCAAAAGGCCTTTGCTCAGGCGGATGTCTTGATTACCCCCACTTCGCCGACGACGGCCTTTAAGGCTGGGGAGAAAACTGATGATCCCCTGAGTATGTATCTGTCAGACTTGATGACGATTCCAGTGAACTTAGCGGGATTACCGGCGTTGAGTCTCCCCTGTGGCTTTGACAGTCAAGGGTTGCCGATTGGGATGCAGATGATTGGCAATGTGCTTCAGGAGGAACGACTGCTAGAAATTGCCAATGCCTATGAACAGGCGACGCTGTGGCATACTCGCACCCCTAAATTGTCGGCTTAA